In Nocardia asteroides, the following proteins share a genomic window:
- a CDS encoding VOC family protein, with protein sequence MKLVSIRLITDDIQRLVSFYRHVTGVEPHWATPDFAEIVTPAGALAIGSTRTVALFAAGSARPADNHTAIIEFLVSDVDAEYRRLRATIEDFVNEPTTMPWGNRSLLFRDPDGNLINLFTPVTEQAVAKFAE encoded by the coding sequence ATGAAGCTCGTCTCGATCCGACTGATCACCGACGACATCCAGCGGCTGGTCAGTTTCTATCGCCATGTGACCGGCGTCGAACCGCACTGGGCCACACCGGACTTCGCGGAGATCGTCACCCCGGCCGGCGCCCTCGCGATCGGCAGCACCCGCACCGTGGCGCTGTTCGCCGCGGGCAGCGCGCGCCCGGCCGACAATCACACGGCGATCATCGAATTCCTGGTCTCCGACGTCGATGCCGAATACCGGCGGTTGCGCGCGACGATCGAGGATTTCGTCAACGAGCCCACGACGATGCCGTGGGGGAACCGGTCGTTGCTGTTTCGCGATCCCGACGGGAACCTGATCAACCTCTTCACCCCGGTCACCGAGCAGGCTGTCGCGAAGTTCGCCGAGTGA
- a CDS encoding aldo/keto reductase family oxidoreductase has product MNAPSLALPGGTWTLGDLTVTRFGYGAMQLAGPGVMGPPADRDGALAVLRAVVDFGITHIDTADAYGPRVTNQLIREALHPYPEQLHIVTKVGATRDQRGGWPPARRPDQLRRAVHENVRALGLDALDVVNLRLGDAAGPQPGSLAESFETLAELQQRGLIRHLGVSNATAEQVAEAQTIAPIVCVQNMYNLAYRRDDGLIDRLAGQGIAYVPFFPLGGFTPLQSAALSAVAARMNVTPMSVALAWLLQRSPNILLIPGTSSTTHLRENLVGAGLPLSGKDIDELEQISHESSSEEA; this is encoded by the coding sequence ATGAACGCACCCTCCCTCGCGCTACCCGGGGGAACCTGGACCCTGGGTGACCTGACTGTCACCCGATTCGGTTACGGCGCGATGCAGCTCGCCGGACCTGGGGTCATGGGGCCGCCCGCCGATCGCGACGGCGCGCTCGCCGTCCTGCGCGCGGTCGTCGACTTCGGCATCACCCACATCGATACCGCCGACGCCTACGGGCCACGCGTCACCAATCAGCTGATCCGCGAAGCGCTGCACCCGTACCCCGAGCAGCTACATATCGTGACCAAGGTCGGCGCGACCCGCGATCAGCGGGGTGGCTGGCCTCCGGCCCGACGACCCGATCAGCTGCGCCGCGCAGTCCACGAGAACGTGCGGGCGCTCGGCCTCGACGCGCTCGACGTGGTCAACCTCCGGCTGGGCGATGCCGCAGGGCCGCAACCCGGTTCACTCGCGGAGTCCTTCGAGACCCTCGCCGAACTCCAGCAGCGAGGGCTGATCCGCCACCTCGGCGTGAGCAACGCGACGGCCGAACAGGTCGCCGAAGCGCAGACGATCGCGCCGATCGTGTGTGTGCAGAACATGTACAACCTGGCCTACCGCCGAGACGACGGACTGATCGACCGCCTCGCCGGGCAGGGCATCGCCTACGTACCGTTCTTCCCACTCGGTGGCTTCACCCCGCTGCAGTCCGCAGCGTTGTCGGCCGTCGCCGCCCGGATGAACGTGACACCGATGTCGGTCGCCCTGGCCTGGCTGCTGCAACGGTCACCGAATATCCTGCTGATCCCCGGCACTTCGTCGACGACCCACCTGCGCGAGAACCTCGTCGGCGCGGGACTGCCGCTCTCCGGCAAGGACATCGATGAACTGGAACAGATCAGTCACGAGTCGAGTTCCGAGGAGGCGTAG
- a CDS encoding helix-turn-helix transcriptional regulator codes for MVSAASARRREELRDFLRSRRARVRPGDVGLPAVGRRRTPGLRREEVAMLAGVGVSWYTWLEQGRDITVSGEVLDAVAGVLRLSGPERAHLYLLAGLNPPAASAVAGTVVTPEIRELLDGWERGPAVVRDRYWNILAFNVLAGRVFGCDDGAPHNCLVTFFTSPRYRELPELWDAAAPGVVAAYRADAALAPHDDEFHRVARELAVVEPEFARLWDRHEVDVPVQAVNALRHPEVGELFFDATTLIVADQPNWSVVLYNPKPGTDTVERLARLPRLRVSA; via the coding sequence ATGGTCAGTGCGGCATCCGCCCGGCGACGCGAAGAATTGCGCGATTTCCTGCGGTCACGGCGAGCCCGGGTCCGGCCCGGCGATGTCGGCCTGCCCGCGGTGGGACGGCGGCGTACGCCCGGACTACGGCGCGAAGAGGTCGCCATGTTGGCCGGGGTCGGGGTGTCCTGGTACACGTGGCTGGAGCAGGGGCGTGACATCACGGTGTCGGGTGAGGTGCTCGACGCGGTGGCGGGGGTGTTGCGGTTGAGTGGGCCCGAGCGGGCGCATTTGTATCTGCTGGCGGGGTTGAATCCGCCGGCGGCGAGTGCGGTGGCGGGGACGGTGGTGACGCCGGAGATCCGGGAGCTGCTCGACGGCTGGGAGCGTGGGCCCGCGGTGGTGCGGGATCGGTATTGGAACATCTTGGCGTTCAACGTGTTGGCGGGCCGGGTGTTCGGTTGTGACGACGGCGCGCCGCACAACTGCCTGGTCACCTTCTTCACCAGTCCGCGCTACCGCGAACTGCCCGAGCTGTGGGATGCGGCGGCGCCCGGGGTGGTCGCCGCCTATCGGGCCGATGCGGCGCTGGCTCCGCACGACGACGAATTCCATCGGGTGGCGCGCGAACTCGCTGTCGTCGAACCCGAGTTCGCGCGGCTGTGGGACCGTCACGAGGTCGATGTTCCGGTGCAGGCGGTGAACGCCCTGCGTCATCCCGAGGTGGGTGAGTTGTTCTTCGACGCGACGACGTTGATCGTCGCCGATCAGCCGAACTGGTCTGTGGTGCTGTACAACCCGAAACCGGGCACCGACACCGTCGAACGCCTCGCCCGCCTGCCGCGGCTGCGTGTCTCCGCCTGA
- a CDS encoding helix-turn-helix transcriptional regulator has product MTRPTARVLALLELLQTGGTHTVGALAGRLGVDERTVRRYVTHLLDLDIPVRSVRGRYGGYRLAPGYRMPPLMLTDDEAVAVLLGLLTSRGADRPTAAARAADSATAKLRRVLPPRLTARLDAVIDTVEFTADERPDVAVETSVLLRLAEATREHRPVALGYTDRNGRTSQRIVHPYGLVRHSGRWYVTVMDSDSDELRRFRLDRITAVTTQPGTFTPPAEFEPAAHLLSALATAPYRHEVSVRVQGTLAQVRPLLPETIATVHEIDPQRADTDPWVRIRIRAERLDWIPALLASLHRPFVIEHPDTLNDAVRALAHRLTEAADTAP; this is encoded by the coding sequence ATGACGCGCCCCACCGCCCGAGTGCTGGCCCTGCTCGAGCTGTTGCAGACCGGCGGCACGCATACCGTCGGCGCACTCGCCGGACGGCTCGGCGTCGATGAACGCACCGTCCGGCGATACGTCACCCACCTCCTCGACCTGGACATCCCGGTGCGATCGGTGCGGGGCCGCTACGGCGGATACCGGCTCGCTCCCGGATACCGGATGCCACCGCTGATGCTGACCGACGACGAGGCGGTAGCCGTGCTGCTCGGGCTCCTCACCAGCCGAGGCGCCGACCGGCCGACAGCCGCCGCCCGCGCCGCCGACAGCGCGACGGCCAAACTCCGCCGCGTCCTGCCCCCACGTCTGACGGCCCGGCTGGACGCCGTGATCGACACCGTCGAATTCACCGCCGACGAGCGCCCGGACGTGGCTGTCGAGACTTCCGTCCTGCTCCGGCTCGCCGAGGCCACCCGCGAGCACCGACCGGTCGCACTCGGGTACACCGACCGAAACGGACGGACCAGCCAACGGATCGTGCACCCCTACGGGCTCGTCCGCCACTCCGGCCGGTGGTATGTGACGGTCATGGACAGCGACAGCGACGAACTACGCCGGTTCCGGCTGGACCGCATCACCGCGGTGACCACCCAGCCCGGAACATTCACTCCCCCCGCGGAATTCGAGCCGGCCGCGCATCTGCTGTCCGCACTGGCCACCGCGCCCTACCGCCACGAGGTCTCGGTCCGGGTCCAGGGCACGCTCGCCCAGGTCCGCCCGCTGCTCCCCGAAACGATCGCGACCGTCCACGAGATCGACCCCCAGCGCGCCGACACCGACCCGTGGGTCCGGATCCGCATCCGCGCCGAACGACTCGACTGGATCCCCGCCCTGCTCGCGAGCCTGCACCGCCCGTTCGTCATCGAGCACCCCGACACCCTCAACGACGCCGTACGCGCCCTGGCCCACCGACTCACCGAGGCCGCCGACACCGCGCCATGA
- a CDS encoding winged helix-turn-helix transcriptional regulator yields MATMTAAQKRARSKSEYDAFLAACPSRKLLERISDKWVTLIVTALATGGSRQPVDPCAGEPGAMRYSELSRVLAGVSQKMLTQTLRSLERDGLITRTVTPTVPVTVSYELTDLGLSLHELVREIKGWAETHMDEVLANRAAHDTRLD; encoded by the coding sequence ATGGCGACGATGACGGCAGCCCAGAAGAGAGCCCGGTCGAAGTCCGAATACGACGCGTTCCTGGCAGCGTGCCCGAGCCGCAAACTGCTCGAACGAATCTCCGACAAATGGGTCACTCTGATCGTGACCGCGCTCGCCACCGGCGGATCGCGTCAGCCTGTCGACCCCTGCGCCGGGGAGCCGGGTGCCATGCGGTACTCGGAGTTGTCGCGTGTGCTGGCGGGCGTCAGCCAGAAGATGCTCACCCAAACGCTGCGTTCGCTGGAGCGAGACGGTCTGATCACCCGCACCGTGACGCCGACTGTGCCCGTGACCGTCTCCTACGAACTGACCGACCTCGGCCTCTCACTGCACGAACTGGTCCGTGAGATCAAGGGCTGGGCCGAGACGCACATGGACGAGGTACTCGCCAACCGCGCGGCACACGACACCCGCCTCGACTGA